In Massilia forsythiae, one DNA window encodes the following:
- a CDS encoding anhydro-N-acetylmuramic acid kinase, which yields MAASSLYIGLMSGTSMDGVDGVLADFSGRGMRTLESAFTPFPPALRAQLMALQAPGNNEIEREALAANVLARCYAECVKALLARSPGPVRAVAVHGQTIRHRPELGFTHQANNPALLAELAGIDVIADFRSRDVAAGGQGAPLVPAFHQARFGKEGALRVLVNIGGIGNISVLHGDGRVGGYDTGPGNALMDLWIARHRGQPYDADGAWAASGRVDAQLLDILLDEAYFAQPAPKSTGRDLFHEQWLDAKLARRPGLSPVDVQATLTRLTAVSIARAIRLETREQTAQAVYVCGGGAYNGALLRELAAALGGATPVESTDKLGVAPNRVEALAFAWLGHQFMRRRPGNLPAVTGAAGPRVLGALYPA from the coding sequence ATGGCGGCTTCTTCCCTCTACATCGGCCTGATGTCCGGCACCAGCATGGATGGCGTCGATGGCGTGCTGGCCGATTTTTCCGGACGCGGCATGCGCACCCTGGAATCGGCCTTCACGCCCTTCCCGCCCGCGCTGCGCGCCCAGCTGATGGCGCTGCAGGCGCCCGGCAACAACGAAATCGAGCGTGAAGCCCTGGCCGCCAATGTCCTGGCGCGCTGCTACGCCGAGTGCGTCAAGGCGCTGCTGGCGCGCTCTCCCGGTCCGGTGCGCGCGGTCGCCGTGCATGGCCAGACCATCCGCCACCGGCCCGAGCTCGGCTTCACGCACCAGGCCAACAACCCGGCATTGCTGGCGGAACTGGCCGGCATCGACGTGATCGCCGACTTCCGCAGCCGCGACGTCGCCGCCGGCGGCCAGGGCGCGCCGCTGGTGCCGGCCTTCCACCAGGCCCGCTTCGGCAAGGAAGGTGCTTTGCGCGTGCTGGTCAACATCGGCGGCATCGGCAACATCAGCGTGCTGCACGGCGACGGCCGCGTGGGCGGCTACGATACCGGTCCGGGCAACGCCCTGATGGACTTGTGGATCGCGCGCCACCGCGGCCAGCCCTACGATGCCGATGGCGCCTGGGCCGCCAGCGGCCGGGTCGATGCGCAGTTGCTGGACATCTTGCTGGACGAAGCCTATTTCGCACAGCCGGCGCCCAAGAGCACCGGGCGCGACCTGTTTCACGAGCAGTGGCTGGATGCCAAGCTGGCGCGCCGCCCGGGCTTGTCTCCGGTCGACGTGCAGGCCACGTTGACGCGCCTGACGGCGGTGTCGATCGCGCGCGCGATCCGGCTGGAAACCAGGGAGCAGACGGCGCAGGCGGTGTACGTGTGCGGCGGCGGCGCCTACAACGGCGCGCTGCTGCGCGAGCTGGCGGCGGCGCTCGGCGGCGCTACGCCGGTCGAATCCACGGACAAGCTGGGCGTGGCGCCGAACCGGGTCGAGGCGCTCGCCTTTGCCTGGCTGGGGCACCAGTTCATGCGGCGGCGGCCGGGCAACTTGCCGGCCGTGACCGGCGCGGCCGGTCCACGCGTGCTGGGGGCCTTGTACCCGGCCTGA
- the tyrS gene encoding tyrosine--tRNA ligase encodes MTSPEQSGNAKSTTSVSGAQVLPLSDAVQEALAITKRGVDELLIESEFAQKLARSEQSGKPLRIKLGLDPTAPDLHLGHTVVLNKLRQLQDLGHQVIFLIGDFTSMIGDPSGRNVTRPPLTREQVEANAMTYFKQASLVLDAARTEIRYNSEWCDPLGARGMIQLASRYTVARMMERDDFTKRYKSGTPISVHEFLYPLMQGYDSVALKADLELGGTDQKFNLLVGRELQKDYGQEPQCILTMPLLEGLDGVDKMSKSKNNYIGITEPANTMFGKLMSISDVMMWKYYELLSFRSLQDLAALRAEVEGGRNPRDAKVALAQEIVARFHSQQAAEDALADFVNRAKGGIPEDIVEITVPGAPLGLAQLLRATGLCASSSEAMRMVDQGGVRIDGAVVSDKALQVEAGTFVLQVGKRKFARVTLYAGA; translated from the coding sequence ATGACTTCCCCAGAACAATCTGGTAATGCGAAAAGTACAACTTCCGTTTCCGGTGCACAGGTATTGCCCTTGAGCGACGCCGTCCAGGAAGCACTCGCCATTACCAAGCGCGGCGTCGACGAATTGCTGATCGAAAGCGAATTCGCCCAGAAGCTGGCGCGCTCGGAACAGAGCGGCAAGCCGCTGCGCATCAAGCTGGGCCTGGACCCGACCGCGCCGGACCTGCACCTCGGCCACACGGTAGTGCTGAACAAGCTGCGCCAGCTGCAGGACCTGGGCCACCAGGTGATTTTCCTGATCGGCGATTTCACCTCGATGATCGGCGACCCGTCGGGCCGCAACGTCACGCGCCCGCCGCTGACCCGCGAGCAGGTGGAAGCCAACGCAATGACTTATTTCAAGCAGGCTTCGCTGGTGCTCGACGCGGCGCGCACCGAAATCCGCTACAACTCGGAATGGTGCGACCCGCTCGGCGCGCGCGGCATGATCCAGCTGGCCTCGCGCTATACCGTGGCGCGCATGATGGAGCGCGACGACTTCACCAAGCGCTACAAGAGTGGGACACCGATCTCGGTGCATGAGTTCCTTTATCCGCTGATGCAAGGCTATGATTCCGTCGCTTTGAAAGCGGACCTTGAGCTGGGTGGAACGGACCAAAAATTCAATTTGCTGGTCGGCAGGGAACTGCAAAAAGATTATGGGCAAGAGCCGCAGTGCATCCTGACGATGCCGCTGCTGGAAGGCCTGGACGGCGTCGACAAGATGTCGAAGTCCAAGAACAACTACATCGGCATTACCGAGCCGGCCAACACCATGTTCGGCAAGCTGATGAGCATCTCGGACGTGATGATGTGGAAGTACTACGAGCTGCTGTCGTTCCGCTCGCTGCAAGACCTGGCCGCGCTGCGCGCCGAGGTCGAGGGCGGTAGGAACCCGCGCGACGCCAAGGTGGCGCTGGCCCAGGAAATCGTGGCACGTTTCCACTCGCAGCAGGCGGCCGAGGATGCGCTGGCCGACTTCGTCAACCGCGCCAAGGGCGGCATTCCGGAAGACATCGTCGAGATCACCGTGCCGGGCGCGCCGCTGGGCCTGGCACAGCTGCTGCGCGCGACCGGCCTGTGCGCCTCCAGCTCGGAAGCCATGCGCATGGTCGACCAGGGCGGGGTGCGCATCGACGGTGCCGTCGTGTCCGACAAGGCCTTGCAGGTCGAGGCCGGCACCTTCGTGCTGCAGGTCGGCAAGCGCAAGTTCGCGCGCGTGACCCTGTACGCCGGCGCATGA
- the dtd gene encoding D-aminoacyl-tRNA deacylase — translation MIGLLQRVGAASVTVDGAAVGAIGRGLLVLVCAEKGDTEREADALLAKLLGYRVFADDAGKMNRSLADVDGGLLLVPQFTLAADTRSGTRPSFSPAAAPADGRRLFDYFVQEARQRHGTVETGRFGADMQVALTNDGPVTFWLRIDPPKTSG, via the coding sequence ATGATCGGCCTGCTGCAACGGGTCGGCGCCGCCAGCGTGACGGTCGACGGCGCCGCGGTCGGCGCCATCGGGCGCGGCCTGCTGGTGCTGGTGTGCGCCGAAAAGGGCGACACCGAGCGCGAGGCCGACGCCCTGCTGGCCAAGCTGCTCGGCTACCGCGTGTTTGCCGACGACGCCGGCAAGATGAACCGCAGCCTGGCCGACGTCGACGGCGGCCTGCTGCTGGTGCCGCAGTTCACGCTGGCGGCAGACACCCGCTCCGGCACGCGTCCGTCGTTCTCGCCGGCGGCTGCGCCGGCGGACGGGCGCCGCCTGTTCGATTATTTCGTACAGGAAGCGCGCCAACGTCATGGCACGGTCGAGACCGGCCGCTTCGGCGCCGACATGCAGGTGGCGCTGACCAACGACGGTCCGGTCACCTTCTGGCTGCGGATTGATCCACCCAAGACATCGGGCTGA
- a CDS encoding histidine phosphatase family protein: MTGADAADVTILLIRHGETAWNAERRLQGHIDIPLNAEGERQAALLAAALAGETIDVLVSSDLMRARQTAGAIAAARAMPLLEDPGLRERNYGGFEGLLYAQIGERYPHEFAAWQAREIDAAVPDAVTAAGTRHGETFRAFYERATGAILALAALHPGKTLVLVAHGGVLECAYRMAQGLPLATPRDFKVFNASINRFTVRGGSLRLQSWGEVAHLRPALIDELS, translated from the coding sequence ATGACCGGCGCCGACGCCGCCGACGTTACCATCCTCCTGATCCGGCACGGCGAAACCGCGTGGAATGCCGAGCGCCGCCTGCAGGGGCACATCGACATCCCGCTGAACGCCGAGGGCGAGCGCCAGGCCGCGCTGCTGGCCGCGGCGCTGGCCGGCGAAACCATCGACGTACTCGTGTCGAGCGACCTGATGCGCGCGCGCCAGACCGCCGGCGCCATCGCCGCGGCGCGCGCCATGCCGTTGCTCGAAGACCCCGGCCTGCGCGAGCGCAATTACGGCGGCTTCGAAGGCTTGCTGTATGCACAGATCGGCGAGCGCTATCCGCACGAATTCGCGGCCTGGCAGGCGCGCGAAATCGACGCCGCGGTGCCGGATGCCGTGACGGCGGCGGGCACCAGGCACGGCGAGACCTTCCGCGCCTTCTACGAGCGCGCCACCGGCGCCATCCTGGCGCTGGCAGCCCTGCATCCGGGCAAGACCTTGGTGTTGGTGGCGCATGGCGGCGTCCTGGAATGCGCCTACCGTATGGCACAGGGCCTGCCGTTGGCGACGCCGCGCGACTTCAAGGTGTTCAACGCCAGTATCAACCGGTTTACGGTGCGCGGCGGCAGCCTGCGCCTGCAGAGCTGGGGCGAGGTGGCGCACCTGCGGCCGGCGCTGATCGACGAATTGTCCTGA
- a CDS encoding M23 family metallopeptidase, producing MNPIQKITGKRWFGLADTSRKTRIVAGGAAALTLCAFGATAVAPIADLADTPAKSIAQDLQLPNLSDQIAALQQEQQQFIHEERIRAGDSLGTVFTRLGIEDQQAQAFVRSDKLARNILSLKTGKRIQAETDENGLLLTLRATIGDKDNVKTVTVMRKGEKFVSNQAAAQLERRVEMRSREISNGSLYSATDANVDGGGQMPDSVVNQIIEMFSNNIDFRGDLKRGDRFNVVYETFWLDGEMVRTGRILAGEFINRGVAYQSVWYEDPVTKQGGYYSLDGKSLKKGFLKSPVAFNRISSGFSMRMHPVFGVWKQHKGVDMAAPTGTPIRASGDGTVDFVGASNGYGNMVVLNHWSNYSTAYGHMSRFASNLRRGQKVAQGDVIGYVGSTGWATGPHLHYEFRVGGQATDPLAMKNITPQPLNNSEMSRFKVAAADMSHRFSLLTPAGNAMAAR from the coding sequence ATGAACCCAATACAGAAAATCACCGGCAAGCGCTGGTTCGGCCTGGCTGACACGAGCCGCAAAACCCGCATCGTGGCCGGCGGCGCCGCCGCCCTGACCCTGTGCGCCTTCGGCGCCACCGCGGTCGCCCCGATCGCCGACCTGGCCGACACCCCGGCCAAGTCGATCGCCCAGGACCTGCAGCTGCCGAACCTGTCCGACCAGATCGCTGCCCTGCAACAGGAACAGCAGCAATTCATCCACGAAGAGCGCATCCGCGCCGGCGATTCCCTCGGCACCGTCTTCACCCGCCTCGGCATTGAGGACCAGCAGGCCCAAGCGTTCGTGCGCAGCGACAAGCTGGCGCGCAACATCCTGAGCCTCAAGACCGGCAAGCGCATCCAGGCCGAGACCGATGAGAACGGCCTGCTGCTGACCCTGCGCGCCACCATCGGCGACAAGGACAATGTCAAGACCGTCACCGTCATGCGCAAGGGCGAAAAATTCGTCTCGAACCAGGCCGCGGCCCAGCTCGAGCGCCGCGTCGAAATGCGTTCGCGCGAGATCAGCAACGGTTCGCTGTATTCCGCTACCGACGCCAACGTCGACGGCGGCGGCCAGATGCCCGATTCGGTGGTCAACCAGATCATCGAGATGTTCTCGAACAACATCGACTTCCGCGGCGACCTCAAGCGCGGCGACCGTTTTAATGTTGTCTACGAAACCTTCTGGCTGGACGGCGAGATGGTCCGCACCGGCCGCATCCTGGCGGGCGAATTCATCAACCGCGGCGTGGCCTATCAATCGGTCTGGTACGAAGATCCGGTCACCAAGCAGGGCGGTTACTACAGCCTGGACGGCAAGTCGCTGAAAAAAGGCTTCCTCAAGTCGCCGGTGGCGTTCAACCGCATCTCGTCGGGCTTCTCGATGCGCATGCACCCGGTGTTCGGCGTGTGGAAGCAGCACAAGGGCGTCGACATGGCGGCCCCGACCGGGACCCCGATCCGCGCCTCGGGCGACGGCACCGTCGATTTCGTCGGCGCCTCGAACGGCTACGGCAACATGGTGGTCCTGAACCACTGGTCCAACTACAGCACCGCCTACGGCCACATGAGCCGCTTCGCCAGCAACCTGCGCCGCGGCCAGAAGGTGGCGCAGGGCGACGTGATCGGCTACGTCGGCTCGACCGGCTGGGCCACAGGCCCGCACCTGCACTACGAATTCCGCGTCGGCGGCCAGGCCACCGATCCGCTGGCGATGAAGAACATTACCCCGCAACCGCTGAACAACAGCGAAATGTCGCGCTTCAAGGTCGCGGCCGCCGACATGTCGCACCGCTTCTCGCTGCTGACCCCGGCCGGCAACGCAATGGCGGCGCGCTGA
- a CDS encoding glycosyl hydrolase family 8, translating into MPGKTLSIVASAAIALSSFTALAQDVNAAGVAAATARAIELDDGNGAYRTRSHRNLLAGRLGVSPVETHRRIEQAFQQLFHGDGQEQRVYFETGANADGPLAYVTDWANNDARSEGMSYGMMIAVQLGKKREFDALWNWSKTYMQNTDPGNPSRGYFAWSMNTDGTPRSVSAAPDGEEYYAMALYFAARRWGNGKGIYDYQREADAILRGMRHHPVVTATTPFRIHPADAPFVEPATPWPSLNNRSEQALAAKAGKPWPPRRRDPAPHAVTVGPMVDEAHAMVRFVPETNVPGSDPSYHLPAFYELWARWGPVEDRAFWARAAAVSRDYFVKTANGATGLGPDRADADGVPLPGWDGSPGAFGYDSWRTVSNWSMDQGWWGKDGRQRTLSDRIQGFLYGQGIDRFADRYTLDGKPLSNRHSTGMLAAAAVGALAATPGPVPDAFLKALWETPVPAGEQRYFDGMLYLMSMMHLGGEFRIIDRPDPGGTRR; encoded by the coding sequence ATGCCGGGTAAAACCCTTTCGATCGTCGCCAGTGCGGCGATTGCCCTGTCGTCTTTCACCGCCCTGGCCCAGGATGTCAATGCGGCCGGCGTCGCGGCCGCCACTGCGCGAGCTATCGAGCTCGACGACGGCAACGGCGCTTACCGCACGCGCAGCCACCGCAACCTGCTGGCCGGGCGCCTGGGCGTCAGCCCCGTCGAGACCCATCGCAGGATCGAGCAAGCATTCCAGCAATTGTTCCATGGCGACGGGCAGGAACAGCGCGTGTATTTCGAGACCGGCGCCAACGCCGACGGGCCGCTGGCCTACGTCACCGATTGGGCCAACAACGACGCCCGTTCCGAAGGCATGAGCTACGGCATGATGATCGCCGTCCAGCTCGGCAAGAAGCGCGAATTCGACGCGCTGTGGAACTGGTCCAAGACCTACATGCAGAACACCGACCCGGGCAACCCCTCACGCGGCTACTTCGCCTGGTCGATGAACACCGACGGCACGCCGCGTTCGGTGAGCGCCGCACCCGACGGCGAGGAATACTATGCGATGGCCCTGTACTTCGCGGCGCGGCGCTGGGGCAACGGCAAGGGCATCTACGATTACCAGCGCGAAGCCGACGCCATCCTGCGCGGCATGCGCCACCATCCGGTCGTCACCGCCACCACGCCGTTCCGCATCCATCCGGCAGACGCGCCGTTCGTCGAACCCGCCACGCCGTGGCCGAGCCTGAACAACCGCAGCGAACAGGCGTTGGCGGCGAAGGCGGGCAAGCCCTGGCCGCCGCGCCGGCGCGACCCGGCGCCGCATGCGGTCACGGTGGGGCCGATGGTCGACGAAGCCCATGCCATGGTGCGTTTCGTGCCGGAAACCAACGTGCCGGGCAGCGACCCCTCCTACCATTTGCCGGCCTTTTACGAGTTGTGGGCGCGCTGGGGACCGGTCGAAGACCGCGCGTTCTGGGCGCGCGCCGCCGCCGTCAGCCGCGATTACTTCGTCAAGACCGCCAACGGTGCCACCGGCCTCGGACCCGACCGCGCCGATGCCGACGGCGTTCCCTTGCCCGGCTGGGACGGCAGCCCCGGTGCCTTCGGCTACGACAGCTGGCGCACCGTCAGCAACTGGTCGATGGACCAGGGCTGGTGGGGCAAGGATGGACGCCAGCGGACGCTCAGCGACCGCATCCAGGGATTCCTGTACGGGCAGGGCATCGACCGCTTTGCCGACCGCTACACGCTGGACGGCAAGCCGCTGTCGAACCGGCACTCGACCGGCATGCTGGCCGCGGCGGCGGTCGGCGCGCTGGCGGCCACGCCGGGGCCGGTGCCGGACGCTTTCTTGAAAGCCTTGTGGGAAACGCCGGTGCCGGCCGGCGAGCAGCGCTATTTCGACGGCATGCTGTATTTGATGAGCATGATGCACCTCGGCGGCGAGTTCCGCATCATCGACCGGCCCGATCCGGGCGGCACAAGGCGCTGA
- the purH gene encoding bifunctional phosphoribosylaminoimidazolecarboxamide formyltransferase/IMP cyclohydrolase has protein sequence MIKQALISVSDKTGVLDFARALAAFGVNILSTGGTAKMLQDNGVAVTEVADYTGFPEMLDGRVKTLHPKVHGGILARRDLPEHVAKLEEHGIPQIDMVVVNLYPFQQTVAKEQCSLDEAIENIDIGGPTMLRSAAKNHRDVVVIVDPADYGPVLAEMKGAGTSPDAVDGTVGYDTRFRLAKKVFAHTAQYDSAITNYLTSLGEDKQHATRAAYPQTLNLHFEKVQDMRYGENPHQSAAFYRDLAPAAGSLANYRQLQGKELSYNNIADADAAWECVKSLGGFEQPAGCVIIKHANPCGVAIGADALDAYGRALKTDPTSAFGGIIAFNVPVDGRAAEAIAKLFVEVVIAPAFTPEALQTMAAKQNVRLLEIALGDGQNPFDVKRVGGGLLVQSPDAKNIGLGDLRVVTKQQPTQQQLQDLMFAWRVAKFVKSNAIVFCAGGMTLGVGAGQMSRIDSARIASIKAQNAGLSLVGSAVASDAFFPFRDGLDVVVDAGATCVIHPGGSMRDQEVIDAADERGVVMLYTGTRHFRH, from the coding sequence ATGATCAAACAAGCTCTCATCTCCGTTTCCGACAAGACCGGCGTGCTCGATTTCGCGCGTGCACTGGCTGCGTTCGGCGTGAACATCCTGTCCACCGGCGGCACCGCCAAGATGCTGCAGGACAATGGCGTCGCCGTGACCGAAGTCGCCGACTACACCGGCTTCCCGGAAATGCTCGACGGCCGCGTGAAGACCCTGCACCCGAAGGTCCACGGCGGCATCCTGGCGCGCCGCGACCTGCCGGAGCACGTGGCCAAGCTGGAAGAACACGGCATTCCGCAGATCGACATGGTGGTGGTCAATTTGTATCCGTTCCAGCAGACCGTGGCCAAGGAACAGTGCTCGCTGGACGAAGCGATCGAGAATATCGACATCGGCGGCCCCACCATGCTGCGTTCGGCGGCCAAGAACCACCGCGACGTGGTCGTCATCGTCGATCCGGCCGACTACGGTCCGGTGCTGGCCGAGATGAAGGGCGCCGGTACCAGCCCGGACGCCGTGGACGGCACGGTCGGCTACGACACCAGGTTCCGCCTGGCCAAGAAGGTATTCGCCCACACCGCCCAGTACGACAGCGCGATCACCAACTATCTTACCAGCCTGGGCGAAGACAAGCAGCACGCCACCCGCGCCGCCTACCCGCAAACGCTGAACCTGCACTTCGAAAAAGTGCAGGACATGCGCTACGGCGAGAACCCGCACCAGAGCGCCGCCTTCTACCGCGACCTGGCCCCGGCCGCCGGCAGCCTGGCGAATTACCGCCAACTGCAGGGCAAGGAACTGTCGTACAACAACATCGCCGATGCCGACGCCGCCTGGGAATGCGTCAAGTCGCTCGGCGGCTTCGAGCAGCCGGCCGGCTGCGTGATCATCAAGCACGCCAATCCGTGCGGCGTGGCGATCGGCGCCGATGCGCTGGACGCCTACGGACGCGCCCTGAAGACCGATCCGACCTCGGCCTTCGGCGGCATCATCGCCTTCAACGTGCCGGTCGACGGCCGCGCCGCGGAAGCGATCGCCAAGCTGTTCGTGGAAGTCGTGATCGCCCCGGCCTTCACGCCGGAAGCATTGCAGACCATGGCGGCCAAGCAGAACGTGCGCCTGCTGGAAATTGCTCTGGGTGATGGCCAGAACCCGTTCGACGTCAAGCGCGTCGGCGGCGGCCTGCTGGTGCAATCGCCGGATGCGAAAAACATCGGCTTGGGCGACCTGCGCGTGGTCACCAAACAGCAGCCGACCCAGCAGCAATTGCAGGATTTGATGTTCGCCTGGCGCGTGGCCAAGTTCGTGAAATCGAACGCGATCGTGTTCTGCGCCGGCGGCATGACGCTGGGCGTGGGCGCCGGCCAGATGAGCCGCATCGATTCCGCGCGCATCGCCTCGATCAAGGCGCAGAATGCCGGCCTGTCGCTGGTCGGCTCGGCGGTGGCGTCGGATGCCTTCTTCCCGTTCCGCGACGGCCTCGATGTGGTGGTCGACGCCGGCGCCACCTGCGTCATTCATCCGGGCGGCTCGATGCGCGACCAGGAAGTGATCGACGCTGCCGACGAACGCGGTGTGGTGATGCTGTACACTGGTACGCGCCACTTCCGCCACTGA
- the dusB gene encoding tRNA dihydrouridine synthase DusB: MQIGQYTLRNNVFVAPMAGVTDRPFRQLCKQLGAGYAVSEMAASNPRLWASEKSARRTDHEGEMEPKAVQIAGADPQDLADCARFNVERGAQIIDINMGCPVKKVCNNWCGSALLQHEDLVQRILEAVVNAVDVPVTLKFRTGWDRQNKNALVIARMAEQAGIAMLTLHGRTRADGYKGEAEYDTIKAVKAAVAIPVVANGDITTPEKAKFVLDHTGADAVMVGRAAQGRPWICREIDHYLRTGEHLPAPLVEEVRALMNEHLPAHYAFYGEYLGVRTARKHIGWYVQDLPGGEAFRQRMNLLESTADQLASVDEFFKSQHCHGERLQYRPAPEAETAIAA, from the coding sequence GTGCAAATTGGTCAATATACGCTGCGCAATAATGTCTTCGTCGCCCCGATGGCGGGGGTGACCGACCGTCCGTTCCGCCAGTTGTGCAAGCAGCTCGGCGCCGGCTACGCGGTGTCCGAGATGGCGGCGTCGAACCCGCGCCTGTGGGCCAGCGAAAAGAGCGCGCGCCGCACCGACCACGAAGGCGAGATGGAGCCGAAGGCGGTGCAGATCGCCGGCGCCGACCCGCAGGACCTGGCCGATTGCGCCCGCTTCAACGTCGAGCGCGGCGCCCAGATCATCGACATCAACATGGGCTGCCCGGTCAAGAAGGTGTGCAACAACTGGTGCGGCTCGGCCCTGCTGCAGCACGAAGACCTGGTGCAGCGCATCCTGGAGGCCGTGGTGAACGCGGTCGACGTGCCGGTCACGCTGAAGTTCCGCACCGGCTGGGACCGCCAGAACAAGAATGCCCTCGTCATCGCGCGCATGGCCGAGCAGGCCGGCATCGCCATGCTGACCCTGCACGGCCGCACCCGCGCCGACGGCTACAAGGGCGAGGCCGAGTACGACACCATCAAGGCGGTCAAGGCGGCGGTGGCGATTCCGGTGGTGGCCAACGGCGACATCACGACCCCCGAAAAGGCGAAATTCGTGCTCGACCACACCGGTGCCGACGCCGTCATGGTCGGCCGCGCCGCCCAGGGCCGTCCCTGGATCTGCCGCGAGATCGACCATTACCTGCGCACCGGTGAACACTTGCCGGCGCCGCTGGTCGAGGAAGTGCGCGCATTGATGAACGAACACCTGCCGGCCCACTACGCCTTCTATGGCGAATACCTGGGCGTGCGCACGGCGCGCAAGCACATCGGCTGGTACGTGCAGGATCTGCCCGGCGGCGAGGCATTCCGCCAGCGCATGAACCTGCTCGAATCCACCGCCGATCAACTGGCGTCGGTCGATGAATTCTTTAAATCGCAACACTGCCATGGCGAACGGTTACAATACCGGCCCGCGCCCGAAGCCGAGACCGCCATCGCCGCATAG
- a CDS encoding helix-turn-helix domain-containing protein — MSKESIQEVVQKSLEDYFNDLGEQKPSNIYDMMLLTVEKPILQVVMTRAEGNQSHAAQMLGINRNTLRKKLQEHGLL; from the coding sequence ATGAGTAAAGAGAGTATTCAGGAAGTCGTCCAAAAAAGCCTCGAAGACTATTTCAACGACCTGGGCGAGCAAAAACCGTCGAACATCTACGACATGATGCTCTTGACCGTCGAGAAACCGATCCTGCAAGTGGTGATGACACGTGCGGAAGGCAACCAGTCGCACGCGGCCCAGATGCTGGGCATCAACCGCAACACCTTGCGCAAGAAACTCCAGGAGCACGGGCTGCTCTAA
- a CDS encoding YbhB/YbcL family Raf kinase inhibitor-like protein yields MNIWSDSFTEGSMIPARCAFAEIDPASHARLSSNRSPHLAWDEVPAGTQSLVLLCRDLDVPTEGSRVNRKGQVVPNALPRTDFYHWSLVDIPVCLKSFGEGMFSDMVTPGGKSGPPVPFTIKNGTEHQLRHGINDYTGWFASDPDMAGEYYGYDGPCPPWNDERVHTYVFTLYALDIPRLPLDGRFTGTEARLAITGHILDEASIFGVYSLNPAVAANLPRD; encoded by the coding sequence ATGAACATCTGGAGCGACTCCTTTACCGAAGGCAGCATGATTCCGGCGCGCTGCGCGTTCGCCGAGATCGATCCCGCCAGCCACGCCAGGCTGTCGAGCAACCGCAGCCCGCACCTGGCCTGGGACGAGGTCCCGGCCGGCACGCAATCGCTGGTGCTGCTGTGCCGCGACCTCGACGTGCCGACCGAGGGCAGCCGCGTCAACCGCAAAGGGCAGGTCGTCCCGAACGCCTTGCCGCGCACCGATTTCTATCACTGGTCGCTGGTCGACATCCCGGTCTGCCTGAAGTCCTTCGGCGAAGGCATGTTTTCCGACATGGTCACGCCCGGCGGCAAGAGCGGGCCGCCGGTGCCGTTCACGATCAAGAACGGCACCGAGCACCAGCTGCGCCACGGGATCAACGACTATACCGGCTGGTTCGCCAGCGACCCGGACATGGCCGGCGAGTACTATGGCTACGACGGCCCGTGTCCGCCCTGGAACGACGAGCGCGTGCACACCTACGTGTTCACCCTGTATGCGCTCGACATCCCGCGCCTGCCGCTGGACGGACGATTTACCGGCACCGAGGCGCGCCTGGCGATCACCGGGCACATCCTCGACGAAGCCAGCATCTTCGGCGTGTATTCGCTGAATCCCGCCGTCGCCGCCAACCTGCCCAGGGATTGA
- the erpA gene encoding iron-sulfur cluster insertion protein ErpA — protein sequence MTAIAELHRSQEQDAMPSPIVFSDSAAQKVAQLIEEEGNPDLKLRVFVQGGGCSGFQYGFTFDEIVNEDDTTMEKNGVQLLIDSMSYQYLVGAEIDYKDDLEGAQFVIKNPNATSTCGCGSSFSM from the coding sequence ATGACCGCAATCGCCGAATTGCATCGCTCGCAAGAGCAGGACGCCATGCCGTCCCCCATCGTCTTCTCGGACAGCGCCGCGCAAAAGGTGGCCCAGCTGATCGAGGAAGAAGGCAATCCCGACCTCAAGCTGCGCGTGTTCGTGCAGGGCGGCGGCTGCTCCGGTTTCCAGTACGGCTTCACCTTCGACGAGATCGTGAACGAAGACGACACCACGATGGAAAAGAACGGCGTCCAATTGCTGATCGATTCGATGAGCTACCAGTACCTGGTCGGCGCCGAGATCGACTACAAGGACGACCTCGAAGGCGCCCAGTTCGTCATCAAGAACCCGAACGCCACCTCGACCTGCGGTTGCGGTTCCTCGTTCTCGATGTAA